The following is a genomic window from Gigantopelta aegis isolate Gae_Host chromosome 5, Gae_host_genome, whole genome shotgun sequence.
AGATACATAGCAAATAAAATTGCTAGCTTCCAATTAGCTAAACGCCCAACATATTTTCTGGATCCTTCTCTGATGAGCAAACAACAGTGAAATTCCTAGTGAGAGACACGGTTAATTAGTTTACGTCAAAGTGTATGAATAGTTTTGCTTCAAGCCCATACCGTTGcaacatttcatttttgtatttggTCTGTTCGAGAGACAGGGAAGGAGAAAGGAGATTCGTGTTACGATGTTGAAATACGTTGGTGTTTGGATGATGACAGTGTGTGTAATACGACTTAATGGTACGTATAAGCTAAACTaaatgcagacagacagatagatagacggATAGACAGGCATAGGGATATAGATGACATATAGAATGAGAGTTGAAGTTAAaggagattttttttattattattgtttaacgatatcactagagtgcattgatttattgatcttcggttattggatgtaGCCAATTTGGTAagttttacatatagttttacagAGGAAAAAAACTCGCTACAGCTCTCCTGTTTGTGAAAAAAAgtgtctttgtttgttttgtttaacgacaccactagagcacattcagtttgctaatcgtcggctattggatgtcaggtATATAGTCATtgtgacacagtcatagagaggaaacccgctacattttttcattagtagcatgggatcttttatatgcaccatctcacagacaggatagcacatgccactgcCTTTAATATTCTAGTCGTGGTGCTCTATGTGTTTCTGTTTGTTGCTagttgtttggtttggtttgggttttGCGTGCGTTTTTATGAGTTCCGTTGCTGTAGCTGTGTCTGTTGTTGTGTCTGTtgctgatgatgttgatgaagaTGATATAGTAGTGGTTGCAGTTGTGGTTGTTGTGGATGCTGTATTGGTTGTTGCTATTGGTGATTCTGTAGTGTTGGTAGTAGTTGCTGTGgctgttgttggtgttgttgtagTTATGGTTATGGTTGTAattgtagtttttgttgttgtagttgttgtggTTTAGGTTGTTATTCTTGATGATTTTGTAGTTGTGGTCATTGTTGtagttttggttgttgttgatACTgatgttgtagttgtagttgtggtcgtagttgttgatgttgttgtggttggttgttgttgtggtggtggtggtgattatggTAAATGTTTCCTCCCTGTCAGGAAGTTATTCTAATCGTGCTTTTCAGAAACATGCCAACATTATTGTACAGTTTAACTCTTAACTCcattcgattttttttttctcttaaagaTTAATTTTTTGTGTTAAGTATTCATTTCTTGCAAATCTGTCTTGATAATTCGGTTTACCGTACactcttttgtttgtttttttgtgggttttttcatggTCTACCCACAgcggttgttttgtttgtttatttctttattttattttatttactttttttatttattaatttttattttttattttttatttttaataatttttttttatttttttattattattattaaaaaaaattgggggggggggggagattttattgtttttgttgttttggtgttgtttttgtttgtttgtttgtgggttgtttttgtttagtggttttttttgttttttgttttactttcttctttcttttctttttttgtttttttcttatttttgttcggggggtgggtggggggggggagggattgttttgtatttaatgttaataagcGTCATTTTATCTATGATAACTGTAACTCCCTACACTATTTTtactaataattttataatttcgaATTGATGTTTATTATCATATacctttttgttctttttgttttgttcttctttttctttcttttttgttctttttttgtgctggggtgtctttaaatattcgttcattttattgcatttgATCAGGAAAGTCTTCAAATCTTGCTTTTCAAAAACCTGCCACCATGAGTACAGTGTTCGACGCTAAATCCAGCCCATCATTTGCCGTGGATGGTAACAACGGCACCAACTGGTACTCTGACTTCTGTACAACATCGACACATGACGACATGGAACCCTGGTGGATGGTGGACCTGCATGGCTACTTCCACATCCATGACGTCATCATCACGAACAGGGGAGACGCATATTGTAAGCACATTTACTatatcaatctctctctctctctctctctctctctctctctctctctctctctctctctctctctctctctctctctctctctctctctctctctctctctctctctctccctgtgtgTGTCTTGATAAGcatattgtataattattaaggtgttgttaaacaataaactattccgtttctttaaaatatgaatttgtGTTGCAGGGCAGCGTTTACACAGCTTCACCATTGACGTGTTTATGGAGAACCCAATAGGCTGTGCACGCGCCATACCAGTCCAGTGTTACAACCGCACCGACTCACTGGGGCGTGGTGAGACTGTACAGTTTAAATGTCGCTCGCCCGTGAATGGTCGATTCGTCCGTATTAAGAAGTGGAGAATGATGGACAATACTGACACACTGATACTTTGTGAAGTTCAAGTTTTTACCACAAGGGCGACAGGTTAGTTAGTAGTGTTGGCTAGATGGTTGGTAGGTTGCATAGTTGGGCGGTCGGGTAGGTGGTTGGTTGGctagttggttggttggttgatttgCTCGCCGGTGGGTGGATGTTTCGTTTGTTGCGTGGGTGGGTGGCTGTTGATTTGTTGGTTGGGCGGGTGGGTTTTGGTTGTTTGATTGGTCTCTTGggcgggtgggtgggtggttggttgCTTTGTTGGGCGGGTGGGTGGTTGGCTGCTTTGTTGggcgggtgggtgggtggttgctTTGTTGGACGGATGGTTGATTCGTTGGATGATAGGTTAGGTGGTTGTTTGTCTGGTTGATGGATTTGTTTTGCAGTTGGATGGGTGGTTGGTTGGttagttggttggttggttgggaGGGTGGTTGGTAGGGTGAGTGGGTGGTTGGTTGGTGTGTTGGGAGGCTGGGAGGGTGGTTGCTTTACTGGATGGGTGATTGGTTGGTATATTGGGCGTTTGGGTAGGtgttgattggttgattggtttgttgggtGGATGGGTTGTTGGCTGGCTTGTTTATTGTGCGCGTGGCTGGTTGATTTATGGGGCGATTGGGTGGTTGATTGGTTTATTGGGTGGGTATTTGGGtggttgattggttggtgcTGTGTTTCACGGATCATGCAAGGTTGGTCATCTTTCTTAAAAATACGCTTTTATTCATTTTTCCTACatattaatttgaagaaaaaaaaaaaaaaaaagaataataacaacaacaaacataatcAATCaggaaaaaataatacattttaaaaattgttgggttttggtggcttttttgttttgttttgttgacggGGGAGGGTGAGTGTGccagtgtgtgttgtttttattatgtttttgttttgtttcgttaattgctgttgtttttgttgttggttgtggggtttgtttttctcGGTTttgatttctttctttgtttcttgaACCTGAACAGTGCTAAGGCGTAGGGTAGTTATGCTTGTATACTGGTTTGTTTCTTTTCCATGCTAAGGCGTAGGATAGTAATGTGCTTGTATACTGGCTTTTTTCTTGGCCGTGCAATGGCGTAGGTTAGTTATGCTTGTATGCAGGCTTGTTTCTTGTCCGTTCTAAGGCGTAGGTTAGTTGTGTGCTTGTATGCAGGCTTGTTTCTTGTCCGTGCAAAGGCGTAGGACAGCAATGTGCTTGTATACTGGCTTTTTTCTTGTCCGTGCATTGGTGTAGGTTAGTTATGCTTGTATACAGGCTTGTTTCCTGTCAGTTCTAAGGCATTGGCTAGTTGTGCGCTTGTATGCAGGCTTGTTTCTTGTCAGTGCTA
Proteins encoded in this region:
- the LOC121373673 gene encoding fucolectin-like — its product is MLKYVGVWMMTVCVIRLNGKSSNLAFQKPATMSTVFDAKSSPSFAVDGNNGTNWYSDFCTTSTHDDMEPWWMVDLHGYFHIHDVIITNRGDAYWQRLHSFTIDVFMENPIGCARAIPVQCYNRTDSLGRGETVQFKCRSPVNGRFVRIKKWRMMDNTDTLILCEVQVFTTRATGCTPLPPFYRTQGTRFDSANVVISDVSDVMNCASRCGHRDCLAFNYSQNSQQCQLISAPTFKDSTTMISSWDYYGVDFC